The Mytilus trossulus isolate FHL-02 chromosome 3, PNRI_Mtr1.1.1.hap1, whole genome shotgun sequence genome contains a region encoding:
- the LOC134711824 gene encoding myosin-3-like isoform X1, which yields MVCWIGYHVIQDVSAYGMKLTIRKQSFYGKILCFCRLINLEHCSSHKLNMAKEKNEWNDWIGELFTPSYDVTVEDMLDQPQDKETTIKSKVKLVSALDPDTIKDAFERVRVTCVLAEEMRKKASQESSKGIKKAEGKGTVSQPDKKEEKTVDVDQPGIWDTNELATLRQVFKTIKQHNRKLKVINTELEKRNEELENEVANLKLHLNKKNHELTEATKSNKRLKILSDQLQHDLDYITARMTAMEQIFKEINEEKSKMVKENQEMKIAVDKERMDRERIECQFKSLEQQALCEKMAMEQTIKMECQSEISKLHSRINDLSDELNKEKKLHYTTKRGLEHLRQHFASLPLSNIIPPNAVKSDQISKFSYT from the exons ATGGTGTGCTGGATTGGTTATCACGTGATTCAAGATGTCAGCGCCTATGGAATGAAGTTGACAATTCGAAAGCAATCATTTTATGGAAAAATCTTGTGTTTCTGTCGATTAATTAATCTGGAACATTGCAGTTCACACAAA ctGAATATGGcaaaggaaaaaaatgaatggaaTGATTGGATTGGTGAACTTTTTACACCATCTTATGATGTTACTGTTGAAGATATGCTTGATCAACCACAGGATAAAGAAACAACGATTAAATCAAAAGTCAAACTGGTATCAGCTTTAGATCCAGACACAATTAAAGATGCATTTGAAAGAGTTCGTGTCACATGTGTTTTAGCTGAAGAAATGAGAAAGAAAGCATCACAAGAATCATCTAAAGGCATCAAAAAAGCAGAAGGCAAGG GCACAGTTTCTCAACCTGacaaaaaggaagaaaaaacaGTTGATGTTGATCAGCCTGGTATCTGGGACACAAATGAACTAGCAACTCTGCGTCAAgtttttaaaactatcaaacaacataatagaaaattaaaagttatcaataCAGAACTGGAGAAGAGAAATGAGGAACTTGAAAATGAAGTTGCCAACTTGAAgcttcatttaaataaaaagaatcacGAACTAACAGAGGCTACAAAATCTAATAAAAGACTTAAAATTTTAAGTGACCAGCTGCAGCATGATTTGGATTATATAACAGCAAGAATGACTGCAATGGAGCAAATATTCAAGGAAATTAATGAGGAAAAGTCCAAAATGGTCAAAGAAAATCAGGAAATGAAAATAGCAGTTGATAAAGAGAGAATGGACCGTGAAAGGATTGAATGTCAGTTCAAATCTTTAGAACAGCAAGCTCTATGTGAAAAAATGGCAATggaacaaacaattaaaatggAATGTCAGTCAGAGATTTCAAAACTACATAGCCGAATAAATGATCTCTCTGATGAACTGAACAAAGAGAAAAAGTTACATTACACAACAAAAAGAGGATTGGAACATTTACGTCAACATTTTGCAAGTTTGCCTCTGTCAAATATTATACCTCCAAATGCAGTGAAATCAGACCAAATAAGCAAATTTAGCTatacataa
- the LOC134711824 gene encoding myosin-3-like isoform X2, giving the protein MVCWIGYHVIQDVSAYGMKLTIRKQSFYGKILCFCRLINLEHCSSHKLNMAKEKNEWNDWIGELFTPSYDVTVEDMLDQPQDKETTIKSKVKLVSALDPDTIKDAFERVRVTCVLAEEMRKKASQESSKGIKKAEGTVSQPDKKEEKTVDVDQPGIWDTNELATLRQVFKTIKQHNRKLKVINTELEKRNEELENEVANLKLHLNKKNHELTEATKSNKRLKILSDQLQHDLDYITARMTAMEQIFKEINEEKSKMVKENQEMKIAVDKERMDRERIECQFKSLEQQALCEKMAMEQTIKMECQSEISKLHSRINDLSDELNKEKKLHYTTKRGLEHLRQHFASLPLSNIIPPNAVKSDQISKFSYT; this is encoded by the exons ATGGTGTGCTGGATTGGTTATCACGTGATTCAAGATGTCAGCGCCTATGGAATGAAGTTGACAATTCGAAAGCAATCATTTTATGGAAAAATCTTGTGTTTCTGTCGATTAATTAATCTGGAACATTGCAGTTCACACAAA ctGAATATGGcaaaggaaaaaaatgaatggaaTGATTGGATTGGTGAACTTTTTACACCATCTTATGATGTTACTGTTGAAGATATGCTTGATCAACCACAGGATAAAGAAACAACGATTAAATCAAAAGTCAAACTGGTATCAGCTTTAGATCCAGACACAATTAAAGATGCATTTGAAAGAGTTCGTGTCACATGTGTTTTAGCTGAAGAAATGAGAAAGAAAGCATCACAAGAATCATCTAAAGGCATCAAAAAAGCAGAAG GCACAGTTTCTCAACCTGacaaaaaggaagaaaaaacaGTTGATGTTGATCAGCCTGGTATCTGGGACACAAATGAACTAGCAACTCTGCGTCAAgtttttaaaactatcaaacaacataatagaaaattaaaagttatcaataCAGAACTGGAGAAGAGAAATGAGGAACTTGAAAATGAAGTTGCCAACTTGAAgcttcatttaaataaaaagaatcacGAACTAACAGAGGCTACAAAATCTAATAAAAGACTTAAAATTTTAAGTGACCAGCTGCAGCATGATTTGGATTATATAACAGCAAGAATGACTGCAATGGAGCAAATATTCAAGGAAATTAATGAGGAAAAGTCCAAAATGGTCAAAGAAAATCAGGAAATGAAAATAGCAGTTGATAAAGAGAGAATGGACCGTGAAAGGATTGAATGTCAGTTCAAATCTTTAGAACAGCAAGCTCTATGTGAAAAAATGGCAATggaacaaacaattaaaatggAATGTCAGTCAGAGATTTCAAAACTACATAGCCGAATAAATGATCTCTCTGATGAACTGAACAAAGAGAAAAAGTTACATTACACAACAAAAAGAGGATTGGAACATTTACGTCAACATTTTGCAAGTTTGCCTCTGTCAAATATTATACCTCCAAATGCAGTGAAATCAGACCAAATAAGCAAATTTAGCTatacataa